In Amycolatopsis sp. FBCC-B4732, the genomic stretch TCGACCACGACCAGCAGCGGCCCGTGCCCGGCGAGCTTATCGAACAGGGCTCGCAGCTTCGGTTCGGTGTTGGGCAGCGGCCCGTCATGCAGCCGTTTGCCGGCCGGGTCGAGCCCGACGGCGTGATGGGCGTCTTTGCCGACGTCCAGGCCGAGGAACACGCTGAAAGTGCTGCTCATCCACCATGCCGTTCGTTCGCCGCGGGTGGTCACCGGTCTGGCATCGATGGCCGGCACCCACGTTACGACGAGACCTACCTTCTGGTGGCCGTGTCCCTATTCAGCGGTCCCTCGATGCCACCAGGCCCGGTGACACCACCCCCCGGATCATGGAAGCGACTGGGGGCGTTAGTCATGCCGGACCTGGTGACCACAGCTCCTTGATCAGGAACTACGAAGACGGTAACGGGGGCGGCGGGCCGGAGAGCGCGGGCAACCCGGGGGCGCCGGATCGGCGAAGCCGCAGGGCACAGGCGACCTGGGGCGGGCGGAGCCGGAGAGCACGGGCGACCTGGGGCGGGGGGCCGGCGGAGCCGGAGAGCGCGGGCGCCGGATCGGCGAGGCCGAAGGGCGCGCATGACCGAGAGCGCCAGGCCAGCGAGGCCGAAGGGCGCGCATCACCGAGAGCGCCAGGCCAGCGAGGCCGAAGGGCGCGCATCACCGAGAGCGCCAGGCCAGCGAGGCCGAAGGGCGCGCATCACCGAGAGCGCCAGGCCAGCGAGGCCGAAGGGCGCGCATGACCGAGGACGCCAGGCCGGTGAAGCCAGAGGGCGCGGGCAACCCGGGAGCGCCGGATCGGCGAAGCCGCAGGGCACAGGCGACCTGGGGCGGGGGGCCGGCGGAGCCGAAGAGCGGGCGCCGGATCGGCGAGGCCGAAGGGCGCGCATGACCGAGAGCGCCAGGCCGGCGAGGCCGGAGAGCGCGCATGACCGAGGACGCCAGGCCAGCGAGGCCGGAGGGCACGGGCAATCCGGGGCGCCCGGCCGGCGAGCGCGGACCACCGAGGACGCCAGGCCGGCAAGGCGCGAGGGCGCGGACCGTAGAGGACGCCGGATCGGCGAGACCAGAGGGCGCGGACCGCCGAGGACTCCCGGCTGGCGAGGCCGAAGGGCACGGGCGACCGAAAGCGCCGGACCGGCAAGGCCGAAGGGCGCGAGAGAGCGAGGCGGGTGCGGGAAGCTCCAGGAGAGGTGGGCACAGGGCCTGGCGAGGTCAGGCGAGAGGCGCGGAGCCTGGCTGGCGAAGCCCGTAACGAGAGGAAAGGGCCAGCGGGCTACGAGTCGGCGAACGGGTCCGGGTGAAGTCGCCGCCGGTCAGCTTGAGTCGGGTTGTGCGCGGACCGGCGAGGTGAGGCGCGTACCGGGCCGGTTCGGGCGCGAGTCGATGATCAGGCGAGGTGCGCGAGAAGCCTCGGGCCCGCGAGAGCTGCATCGCGGATCTCGGGCGCACCGCGCGTGCCTCTGGCGCGCGATCACGGGTGCACAAGGGGACAAATCCGGCAGTCAACCGCGATCTTGCTCAATCAGTCGGCGAGCGGTTCTCCTGCGTCGATGAACGGTCGCATCCGCCCGCGGCTCAACCCGCCTGCGAGCAGGCCGGAAAGGCTCCCCGACCGACCCGATGGAGTCGAAGATGTTTAAACATCCCCTGGCAAACCCTTATTCCGACCCTCAGGGGCCTCCCCGGACCTTGGTTGGCTTAAACCGCCCGCAAGAGCTGTAAGGCAAGTCACAACCAATGCAGTAAACCCCCTCTAACTTTGGGTAATTGTCACAGGTGAGCGTCGCCCGGCTGCCACCCGATCGGCCGCCGGATGAGGCAGATCTTGCCGATAGCGGTGCCCCTTCGTTACTGTCCCGGGGTCCCCATTACAGTCAGGTCACGAAGTAGGACACCGAGCGAACCACCCCCGAGGTTGGCTCACCGGGTTCCCCCGCCCGCAGTCCTCGACCCGGCTCCCCGACGATGGAAGGCCCTGTCTTGGCTTCACACCGCTCCCCCGGCGGCCAAGCTCCTTCCCCGGCACTGAAGGACGCACTGGAAGGTGCGGTCGTTCGTGTCCGGGGTGCGCACCGCATCGCCCCGCCCTCCTCGGCCCTTCGCGGCCGTGTCGTGGTCGCCGCTGTTGCTGCCGGAGCGTTCGCTGCCGCAGCGGCAGGGCAGACCCTCAAGACCGTCACCGACTCCGACGCGGCCGTGACGCCGCTGGCCAACAGCCAGGACGCCAGCGCTTCGCTCACCGCGGGAGGTGCGGGCACCGGGGGCGCCCCGGAACTCCTGCCGACCGGCCACGCCGTCGACGCTTCCGCCGAGGCCGCCAAGATCGCGGACTCCGCCTCCATCACGCAGGCCCGTGAGCAGCGCGAAGCCGACGCCGCCCGCAAGGCCGCCGAAGAAGCCGCTCGCCCCAAGACCTGCCTGCCCGCGCACGGCACCTTCACCTCGGGCTTCGGTGCCCGGTGGGGCACGAGCCACCTCGGCATCGACATCGCCAACGCCATCGGCACCCCGATCTACGCCGCCTCCGACGGCACCGTGATCGAGGCCGGCCCGGCCAGCGGCTTCGGCCTCTGGGTCCGCGTCCAGCTCGACGACGGCACGATCCAGGTCTACGGCCACATGAACAGCTTCTCCGTCAAGGAGGGGCAGAAGGTCAAGTGCGGCCAGCAGATCGCCGAGATCGGCAACCGCGGTCAGAGCACCGGCCCGCACCTGCACTTCGAGGTGTGGCAGAACGGCACCAAGAAGATCGACCCCCGGCCGTGGCTGGCCGCGCGCGGCATCGTTCTCTGATCCGTTCCCACCCCGGCCGCCCCTCGAGGCGGCCATACCCCGGCCATCCCTCGGGAAAGCCGTACGCGCAGTGGTCCGGACCTCATCGGACGCGGAACCGGCCTCAGCACCGCCGGAACCCACCGGAACGTCCGGAACCACAGCGGGGCCGCGAAAAGCCCGCCACCGGCTTCTCAGCGCCCGCAACGCCTTAGCGGTACCCGCCCGGCAACCGGCGGAGGAAATACGCCACCGCGACCTGCCGCACCGAGCACAGCTCGGTCGGCCGTCGCACGGGCAGCCAGCCCCAGGGCACGACGCCCCGTGCGCCCCCCGCGGAGCGGACACGCGCGGCACTCCGGGCCCTGGTCGTCCAGCGGCGTCCCCGGCCGCAGGTGACGCAGTGCCCGTCCGCGCCGAGCTCGTGCTGCCTGAGCAGCGCTCGCCAGGCGGCGGCCAGCCGGCACGCCTCCGCTCCCGCACGCGAGGCGCTTCCTGAGGCCCCCGAAGGCTCCGGACCCCGATCCGAAACCGTCGTCCGCAGGACTCCTCGCAGGTATTTTTGTACCCCTTCGGCCAACAGGTGAAACAGCACCGCGTCCACACCACACTACCCCCTCCATCGAACCTTTGTTCGATTACGGGGTCAGTTGTACCGGGTGGGTACGACGATTCCGGCGGCGATCGCGGGGATCGCCGCCGGATTCACTCGTCCGGGTTGCGCTAGAGCTTCACCATCGGGACGCTGCCGATCAGCATCAGGCGGACCTTGCCCGCCGCGCCGAAGTCGATCGTCGCCGTCGCGCGGGGGCCGACGCCGTCGCAGGAGATGACCGTGCCCAGGCCGTACTTGTCGTGGCTGACCCGGTCGCCGACGTCCAGCTTCAGCGCCACCGTGTCCTTCCAGCCCTTGCCGAACGACGGCGTGCCCGACGAAGCCGACGGGGACGAAGTCCGCCTGCCGCCCCACGTCGTCGCCGCGCGCGGGGTGCCACGCGAGCCGCCGCCGAAGCCGAAACCGGGGCTGGACGGTTCCAGGCGCCGCCAGTCCACGAGGTCCGCCGGCAGCTCGTCGAGGAACCGCGAAGCCGGGTTCATCGACGGCTGGCCCCACGCCGAGCGCGTGATCGCGCGCGAGACGTACAGCCGCTTCCTCGCCCGCGTGATCGCGACGTACGCGAGCCGCCGTTCTTCGGCCAGCTCCGTCGGGTCGCCCAGCGCCCGCATGTGCGGGAAAACGCCGTCCTCCCAACCGGTGCAGAACACGACCGGGTACTCCAGGCCCTTCGCGGTGTGCACGGTCATCAGCGTGACCACGCCCGCGCCGCCGTCGCCTTCCTCGCCGCCGTCCGGCGAAGGCACCGAATCGGCGTCCGCCACCAGGGAAACGCGCTCCAGGAACGCGGGCAGCGAACCCGGCGCCGGCACCCCGGGCTCGACGACGAGCTCGGCGTTCTCGTCCGCGACGACCTCGGCGGTGATCTCGGTGAACTCGCGCGCGACCGTGACGAGCTCGTCGAGGTTCTCCACGCGCGTGTGGTCCTGCGGGTCTTCCGATTCCTCGAGTTCGATGCGGTAGCCGGTCTTCTCCAGCACGGCTTCGAGGACGTCGTGCACCTCGGCGCCCTGCTCGACCAGCAGCCCCAGTTCGTCGAGCAGGCCGACGAACCCGGTGATCGCCTTGACCGAGCGCGGGTTCAGCAGCGGCACCTTGCCTTCGACGGCGTCGCGCAACGCGGCCGCGAACGAGATCCGCTCGCGCTCGGCGTGCGTCGCCACGACGGCTTCGGCGCGGTCGCCGATGCCGCGCTTGGGCACGTTCAGCACGCGCCGCAGG encodes the following:
- a CDS encoding M23 family metallopeptidase, with translation MVAAVAAGAFAAAAAGQTLKTVTDSDAAVTPLANSQDASASLTAGGAGTGGAPELLPTGHAVDASAEAAKIADSASITQAREQREADAARKAAEEAARPKTCLPAHGTFTSGFGARWGTSHLGIDIANAIGTPIYAASDGTVIEAGPASGFGLWVRVQLDDGTIQVYGHMNSFSVKEGQKVKCGQQIAEIGNRGQSTGPHLHFEVWQNGTKKIDPRPWLAARGIVL